The Pseudoxanthomonas sp. SL93 genome segment GTGCGCAAAGACTACCTGCAAACGCAGGCCGCAGGATGAACCTGCGTCACCCCTCAGGCATCGAACAGCTTGCCGGGATTCATCAGCCCGTTGGGGTCCAGCACCTGCTTGATGCCACGCATCACGGCGATCTCCTCGGCACTGCGGGTGCTTTCCAGATAGCCCTTCTTGACCAGGCCGATGCCATGCTCGGCGGAGATGCTGCCGCGGTGGCGCTGCAGCGACGCGGCCAGCAGCTTGGTCACCTGCTCGCACTGGGTGACGAAGTCGGCATCGCCCACGTCGTCGGGCTTCAACACGTTGATGTGCAGGTTGCCGTCGCCGATGTGGCCGAACCAGACCACGTCGAAATGCGGATACGCGTCCGCCAGCAGCGCCTGCGTTTCCGCCAGGAACGCCGGCATGGCGGAAATGCGCACCGACACGTCATTCTTGTAGGGCTTGTAGCGCGCCAGTGCCTCGGTGATGCCTTCGCGCAGGCGCCACAGTTGCGCGGCCTGGGCATCGGACTGGCTGATCACGCCGTCGCTGACCCAACCCTGCTCCATGCACGCTTCGAACGCCGCCATGGCGGCAGCCTCCTTCGCCTCGTCGCCGATCGCGAATTCGGTGACCACATAGTACGGGTGCACCTCGTCGAACGGCTTCTGCGCGCCGTGGGCCAGCACATGCTGCAGCGCGTGGTCGGTGAAGAATTCGAACGCCTCCAGCTGCAGCCGCTCGCGGAATGCCGCGAACACCTGCATCAGCACGTCGAACGACGGCAAGGCCAGCAACATGACGTTGGTCGGCGGCGGCGGATCGGTCAGGCGGACGGTGGCCTCGACCACGATCCCCAGCGTGCCTTCCGAGGCGATCAGCAGGTGGCGCAGGTCGTAGCCGCTGGAGTTCTTGATCAGGCCGCGGTTGAGCTCCAGCAACTCCCCGGTGCCCGTCACCACTTTCAGCCCGGCGATCCATTCGCGCGTGTTGCCGTACCGGATCACGCGGATGCCGCCGGCGTTGGTCGCGATGTTGCCACCGATGGAACACGACCCGCGCGCGGCGAAATCGACCGGATAGACCAGGCCGTGCTCGCGGGCCGCGTTGTGGACCGCTTCCAGCGGCATGCCGGCCTGCACGGTTAGCGTGCGGTCGACGGCACT includes the following:
- a CDS encoding FAD-binding oxidoreductase; this translates as MTDPRLDALLHAVPALRLKTDPADLEHYGRDWTRRWVPAPLAIALPASVEEVQALVRWANQHQVALVPSGGRTGLSGGAVAANGELVVSLERMNQALDFSAVDRTLTVQAGMPLEAVHNAAREHGLVYPVDFAARGSCSIGGNIATNAGGIRVIRYGNTREWIAGLKVVTGTGELLELNRGLIKNSSGYDLRHLLIASEGTLGIVVEATVRLTDPPPPTNVMLLALPSFDVLMQVFAAFRERLQLEAFEFFTDHALQHVLAHGAQKPFDEVHPYYVVTEFAIGDEAKEAAAMAAFEACMEQGWVSDGVISQSDAQAAQLWRLREGITEALARYKPYKNDVSVRISAMPAFLAETQALLADAYPHFDVVWFGHIGDGNLHINVLKPDDVGDADFVTQCEQVTKLLAASLQRHRGSISAEHGIGLVKKGYLESTRSAEEIAVMRGIKQVLDPNGLMNPGKLFDA